A stretch of the Hippoglossus hippoglossus isolate fHipHip1 chromosome 1, fHipHip1.pri, whole genome shotgun sequence genome encodes the following:
- the pex6 gene encoding peroxisome assembly factor 2 isoform X2 has translation MAAPVQVCCVDTLPPHLSPLDALMFESHLDALFHSGTEPPTVLFSPQRPQGCGRSGILLRVHPLTEQETAGCGDRNFPGAESRSRVRLFVSRFFLRHHGLQRLGSSGTVRALEPVSLDRVVLGARSRQSLRWAGGEHFTAGLLELCRPGQWLLARQGDPLLLPRPPLLETPGEEPGQVQQQLSDLMVLACSPVSQGRITADTSLVLTDCWDSVDPPGAPPPCRPLSLSFSDFAHYADSLGGGRSLLDSRKLLGSEFSDILRALECRVDVLVVDVSRWTGVPFGQQGAVVDTDNCVFVSKQLLLRLGLFNHEWVELSKAGASSRPQTGQMDVRGGIGRERLVSVVVVDLTESPDLQNLDEVGFISASLWFNLTEGEVIPVNSLTLRMKRWRPSPPEVGGGSDSSCRSASPAFATELHIQPVVSQLCDHLGCCDTLLSEHFSSPRLVSLGDVLSVPTENHPDLLENNCDGIHRSPVLFFKVQKVCPSAEREEEEGGGGALLADRLHTSLYMGASTNSPVPCSSVERGSLWSSLSPPGLDKTVDLLSSIILPHLQHSCLSGCTVLLHGPAGSGKVTVVSAASRRLNLHLLKVDCVSVCADTPAAAEVKLTSLFQRAAALQPCILLLRNLQLLLRPRGEEDARVQAALRHLLSSAPISVVVVATVCRPRDLSAGVVTAFVHQVSLESPSEEQRRSMLLSLSRELHLGRDVSLERLSKLTAGFVLGDLRVLLAEAGRAACRRLSHTCGGRQEEDLCSSGVTVLNQDFTCALETLQDAQSKAIGAPKIPNVRWEDVGGLQQVKKEILDTIQLPLQRPELLSLGLSRTGVLLYGPPGTGKTLLAKAVATECSMTFLSVKGPELINMYVGQSEENIREVFSRARSAAPCVVFFDELDSLAPSRGRSGDSGGVMDRVVSQLLAELDALPSTAGVFVIGATNRPDLLDQSLQRPGRFDKLVYVGINEDRVSQLQVLQAILRKFQLDPAVNLEEVVESCPAHMTGADLYALCSDAMTAAIKRKISLIDEGVDSEDSPVVLSADDFSASLENFKPSVSEQELLRYANIQQKLTVT, from the exons ATGGCGGCCCCGGTGCAGGTGTGCTGTGTGGacactctccctcctcacctgaGTCCTCTGGACGCTTTAATGTTCGAGTCTCACCTGGACGCACTTTTCCACAGTGGCACGGAGCCGCCCACCGTCCTGTTCAGCCCGCAGCGGCCTCAGGGCTGCGGGAGGTCCGGCATTTTACTGCGCGTCCACCCGCTCACCGAGCAGGAGACCGCGGGATGCGGAGACAGAAACTTCCCCGGAGCCGAGTCCCGAAGCCGCGTCCGGCTGTTCGTCAGCCGCTTCTTCCTGCGGCACCACGGGCTCCAGCGGCTCGGCAGCTCCGGGACTGTGCGGGCTCTGGAGCCGGTCAGCCTGGACAGAGTGGTGCTGGGAGCCCGCAGCAGGCAGAGCCTCCGCTGGGCCGGAGGGGAGCACTTCACCGCCGGGCTGCTGGAGCTCTGCCGCCCGGGACAGTGGCTGCTGGCCCGGCAGGGAGacccgctgctgctgc CCCGACCCCCGCTGCTGGAGACCCCCGGAGAGGAGCCGGGACAG gtgcagcagcagctctcggACCTGATGGTGTTGGCCTGCAGTCCTGTATCACAGGGCCGGATCACAGCCGACACGTCCCTGGTTCTGACCGACTGCTGGGACTCGGTGGATCCCCCGGGGGCCCCCCCACCCTGCAGACCGCTCAGTCTGAGCTTTTCAGATTTTGCTCATTATGCCGACAGCCTCGGAGGGGGACGCTCTCTTCTCGACAGCAGGAAGCTGCTTGGCTCGGAGTTCTCCGACATCCTGCGGGCGCTTGAGTGCAGGGTGGACGTCCTGGTGGTGGACGTTTCACGGTGGACCGGTGTCCCCTTCggtcagcagggggcagtggTGGATACGGACAACTGCGTGTTTGtgagcaaacagctgctgctcaggctCGGGCTGTTTAACCACGAGTGGGTGGAGCTGTCGAAGGCGGGAGCATCCTCGCGACCTCAGACGGGTCAGATGGACGTCAGGGGAGGAATCGGCAGAGAGCGGCTGGTatctgtggtggtggtggattTAACTGAGAGTCCAGATCTGCAGAACCTTGATGAAGTTGGTTTCATATCAGCGAGTCTGTGGTTCAACTTGACCGAAGGGGAAGtgattcctgtgaacagcctCACGCTGAGGATGAAG AGGTGGAGACCGTCTCCTCCGGAGGTCGGTGGTGGCTCTGACAGTTCCTGTCGCTCAGCTTCTCCTGCCTTCGCCACTGAGCTTCACATCCAGCCGGTGGTGTCTCAGCTGTGTGACCACCTGGGCTGCTGCGACACCCTGCTGTCTGAACACTTCAGTTCTCCCAG actGGTTTCACTCGGAGACGTCTTATCAGTTCCCACTGAAAACCATCCAGACCTGCTGGAGAACAACTGTGACGGCATCCACAG gTCTCCTGTGCTGTTCTTCAAAGTGCAGAAGGTGTGTccgtctgcagagagagaagaagaagaaggaggaggaggagctctcCTGGCCGACAGACTGCACACCTCCCTCTACatg GGAGCGTCCACTAACAGCCCCGTCCCCTGCAGCTCGGTGGAGCGAGGGTCTCTGTGGAGCAGTCTGTCTCCTCCGGGCCTCGACAAGACCGTCGACCTCCTCAGCAGCATCATCCTGCCCCACCTGCAGCACAG CTGTCTGTCCGGTTGCACCGTCCTCCTTCACGGTCCTGCAGGAAGTGGTAAGGTGACGGTGGTCAGCGCGGCGAGTCGCAGACTGAACCTCCACCTGCTGAAG GTGGactgtgtgagcgtgtgcgCTGACACACCTGCAGCCGCTGAAGTGAAGCTGACGTCGTTGTTTCAGCGAGCCGCCGCCCTGCAGCCCTGCATCCTTCTGCTCAGgaacctgcagctcctgctccgacccagaggggaggaggacgCCAGGGTCCAGGCAGCGCTCCGCCATCTGCTCAGCAGCGCCCCCATCAG tgtggtggtggtggcgacCGTCTGCAGACCTCGGGATCTTTCTGCGGGTGTTGTGACAGCGTTCGTCCACCAGGTGTCATTAGAGAGCCCCAGTGAAGAGCAGCGGCGCTCTATGTTGTTGAGCCTGAGCCGAGAGCTTCACCTGGGCAGAGACGTGAGTCTGGAGAGACTCTCCAAACTAACAGCG GGTTTTGTGTTGGGAGATCTCCGAGTTCTGCTGGCGGAGGCCGGTCGAGCTGCCTGCAGGAGGCTGAGTCACACCTG tGGTGGTCGGCAGGAGGAGGACCTGTGCTCCAGCGGAGTGACCGTCCTGAACCAGGACTTCACCTGCGCCCTGGAGACGCTGCAGGACGCCCAGTCCAAGGCCATCGGAGCCCCGAAG ATTCCTAACGTGCGGTGGGAGGATGTCGGAGGTCTGCAGCAGGTGAAGAAAGAAATCCTGGACACGATTCAGCTCCCTCTGCAGCGTCCGGAGCTCCTGTCTCTGGGTCTGAGCCGGACCGGGGTCCTGCTGTACGGACCCCCGGGAACAGGAAAAACCCTGCTGGCCAAAGCCGTGGCCACCGAGTGCTCCATGACCTTCCTCAG TGTCAAAGGTCCAGAGCTCATCAACATGTACGTGGGTCAGAGCGAAGAGAACATCAGAGAAG TGTTCAGCAGAGCGCGCTCAGCAGCGCCGTGCGTCGTCTTCTTCGATGAGCTGGACTCTCTGGCTCCCAGCAGGGGGCGCAGTGGAGACTCTGGAGGAGTGATGGACAG AGTCGTGTCTCAGCTGCTGGCCGAGCTCGACGCGCTGCCCTCGACTGCCGGGGTGTTTGTGATCGGAGCCACCAACCGTCCAGATCTGCTCGACCAATCACTGCAGAGACCTGGCAG GTTTGATAAGTTGGTCTACGTTGGAATCAACGAGGATCGAGTCTCTCAGCTTCAAGTTCTTCAGGCCATCCTCAGAAA GTTCCAGCTGGACCCCGCGGTGAacctggaggaggtggtggagagtTGTCCCGCCCACATGACCGGCGCTGACCTTTACGCTCTGTGTTCAGACGCCATGACGGCCGCCATCAAGAGGAAGATCTCTCTGATCGACGAAg gtgTGGACTCGGAGGACTCGCCTGTCGTTCTCTCCGCTGACGACTTCTCTGCGTCGTTAGAAAACTTCAAACCATCGGTTTCCGAACAGGAGCTGCTCCGATACGCAAACATCCAACAGAAACTCACTGTGACGTAG
- the pex6 gene encoding peroxisome assembly factor 2 isoform X1, with protein MAAPVQVCCVDTLPPHLSPLDALMFESHLDALFHSGTEPPTVLFSPQRPQGCGRSGILLRVHPLTEQETAGCGDRNFPGAESRSRVRLFVSRFFLRHHGLQRLGSSGTVRALEPVSLDRVVLGARSRQSLRWAGGEHFTAGLLELCRPGQWLLARQGDPLLLPRPPLLETPGEEPGQVQQQLSDLMVLACSPVSQGRITADTSLVLTDCWDSVDPPGAPPPCRPLSLSFSDFAHYADSLGGGRSLLDSRKLLGSEFSDILRALECRVDVLVVDVSRWTGVPFGQQGAVVDTDNCVFVSKQLLLRLGLFNHEWVELSKAGASSRPQTGQMDVRGGIGRERLVSVVVVDLTESPDLQNLDEVGFISASLWFNLTEGEVIPVNSLTLRMKRWRPSPPEVGGGSDSSCRSASPAFATELHIQPVVSQLCDHLGCCDTLLSEHFSSPRLVSLGDVLSVPTENHPDLLENNCDGIHRSPVLFFKVQKVCPSAEREEEEGGGGALLADRLHTSLYMGASTNSPVPCSSVERGSLWSSLSPPGLDKTVDLLSSIILPHLQHSSCLSGCTVLLHGPAGSGKVTVVSAASRRLNLHLLKVDCVSVCADTPAAAEVKLTSLFQRAAALQPCILLLRNLQLLLRPRGEEDARVQAALRHLLSSAPISVVVVATVCRPRDLSAGVVTAFVHQVSLESPSEEQRRSMLLSLSRELHLGRDVSLERLSKLTAGFVLGDLRVLLAEAGRAACRRLSHTCGGRQEEDLCSSGVTVLNQDFTCALETLQDAQSKAIGAPKIPNVRWEDVGGLQQVKKEILDTIQLPLQRPELLSLGLSRTGVLLYGPPGTGKTLLAKAVATECSMTFLSVKGPELINMYVGQSEENIREVFSRARSAAPCVVFFDELDSLAPSRGRSGDSGGVMDRVVSQLLAELDALPSTAGVFVIGATNRPDLLDQSLQRPGRFDKLVYVGINEDRVSQLQVLQAILRKFQLDPAVNLEEVVESCPAHMTGADLYALCSDAMTAAIKRKISLIDEGVDSEDSPVVLSADDFSASLENFKPSVSEQELLRYANIQQKLTVT; from the exons ATGGCGGCCCCGGTGCAGGTGTGCTGTGTGGacactctccctcctcacctgaGTCCTCTGGACGCTTTAATGTTCGAGTCTCACCTGGACGCACTTTTCCACAGTGGCACGGAGCCGCCCACCGTCCTGTTCAGCCCGCAGCGGCCTCAGGGCTGCGGGAGGTCCGGCATTTTACTGCGCGTCCACCCGCTCACCGAGCAGGAGACCGCGGGATGCGGAGACAGAAACTTCCCCGGAGCCGAGTCCCGAAGCCGCGTCCGGCTGTTCGTCAGCCGCTTCTTCCTGCGGCACCACGGGCTCCAGCGGCTCGGCAGCTCCGGGACTGTGCGGGCTCTGGAGCCGGTCAGCCTGGACAGAGTGGTGCTGGGAGCCCGCAGCAGGCAGAGCCTCCGCTGGGCCGGAGGGGAGCACTTCACCGCCGGGCTGCTGGAGCTCTGCCGCCCGGGACAGTGGCTGCTGGCCCGGCAGGGAGacccgctgctgctgc CCCGACCCCCGCTGCTGGAGACCCCCGGAGAGGAGCCGGGACAG gtgcagcagcagctctcggACCTGATGGTGTTGGCCTGCAGTCCTGTATCACAGGGCCGGATCACAGCCGACACGTCCCTGGTTCTGACCGACTGCTGGGACTCGGTGGATCCCCCGGGGGCCCCCCCACCCTGCAGACCGCTCAGTCTGAGCTTTTCAGATTTTGCTCATTATGCCGACAGCCTCGGAGGGGGACGCTCTCTTCTCGACAGCAGGAAGCTGCTTGGCTCGGAGTTCTCCGACATCCTGCGGGCGCTTGAGTGCAGGGTGGACGTCCTGGTGGTGGACGTTTCACGGTGGACCGGTGTCCCCTTCggtcagcagggggcagtggTGGATACGGACAACTGCGTGTTTGtgagcaaacagctgctgctcaggctCGGGCTGTTTAACCACGAGTGGGTGGAGCTGTCGAAGGCGGGAGCATCCTCGCGACCTCAGACGGGTCAGATGGACGTCAGGGGAGGAATCGGCAGAGAGCGGCTGGTatctgtggtggtggtggattTAACTGAGAGTCCAGATCTGCAGAACCTTGATGAAGTTGGTTTCATATCAGCGAGTCTGTGGTTCAACTTGACCGAAGGGGAAGtgattcctgtgaacagcctCACGCTGAGGATGAAG AGGTGGAGACCGTCTCCTCCGGAGGTCGGTGGTGGCTCTGACAGTTCCTGTCGCTCAGCTTCTCCTGCCTTCGCCACTGAGCTTCACATCCAGCCGGTGGTGTCTCAGCTGTGTGACCACCTGGGCTGCTGCGACACCCTGCTGTCTGAACACTTCAGTTCTCCCAG actGGTTTCACTCGGAGACGTCTTATCAGTTCCCACTGAAAACCATCCAGACCTGCTGGAGAACAACTGTGACGGCATCCACAG gTCTCCTGTGCTGTTCTTCAAAGTGCAGAAGGTGTGTccgtctgcagagagagaagaagaagaaggaggaggaggagctctcCTGGCCGACAGACTGCACACCTCCCTCTACatg GGAGCGTCCACTAACAGCCCCGTCCCCTGCAGCTCGGTGGAGCGAGGGTCTCTGTGGAGCAGTCTGTCTCCTCCGGGCCTCGACAAGACCGTCGACCTCCTCAGCAGCATCATCCTGCCCCACCTGCAGCACAG cAGCTGTCTGTCCGGTTGCACCGTCCTCCTTCACGGTCCTGCAGGAAGTGGTAAGGTGACGGTGGTCAGCGCGGCGAGTCGCAGACTGAACCTCCACCTGCTGAAG GTGGactgtgtgagcgtgtgcgCTGACACACCTGCAGCCGCTGAAGTGAAGCTGACGTCGTTGTTTCAGCGAGCCGCCGCCCTGCAGCCCTGCATCCTTCTGCTCAGgaacctgcagctcctgctccgacccagaggggaggaggacgCCAGGGTCCAGGCAGCGCTCCGCCATCTGCTCAGCAGCGCCCCCATCAG tgtggtggtggtggcgacCGTCTGCAGACCTCGGGATCTTTCTGCGGGTGTTGTGACAGCGTTCGTCCACCAGGTGTCATTAGAGAGCCCCAGTGAAGAGCAGCGGCGCTCTATGTTGTTGAGCCTGAGCCGAGAGCTTCACCTGGGCAGAGACGTGAGTCTGGAGAGACTCTCCAAACTAACAGCG GGTTTTGTGTTGGGAGATCTCCGAGTTCTGCTGGCGGAGGCCGGTCGAGCTGCCTGCAGGAGGCTGAGTCACACCTG tGGTGGTCGGCAGGAGGAGGACCTGTGCTCCAGCGGAGTGACCGTCCTGAACCAGGACTTCACCTGCGCCCTGGAGACGCTGCAGGACGCCCAGTCCAAGGCCATCGGAGCCCCGAAG ATTCCTAACGTGCGGTGGGAGGATGTCGGAGGTCTGCAGCAGGTGAAGAAAGAAATCCTGGACACGATTCAGCTCCCTCTGCAGCGTCCGGAGCTCCTGTCTCTGGGTCTGAGCCGGACCGGGGTCCTGCTGTACGGACCCCCGGGAACAGGAAAAACCCTGCTGGCCAAAGCCGTGGCCACCGAGTGCTCCATGACCTTCCTCAG TGTCAAAGGTCCAGAGCTCATCAACATGTACGTGGGTCAGAGCGAAGAGAACATCAGAGAAG TGTTCAGCAGAGCGCGCTCAGCAGCGCCGTGCGTCGTCTTCTTCGATGAGCTGGACTCTCTGGCTCCCAGCAGGGGGCGCAGTGGAGACTCTGGAGGAGTGATGGACAG AGTCGTGTCTCAGCTGCTGGCCGAGCTCGACGCGCTGCCCTCGACTGCCGGGGTGTTTGTGATCGGAGCCACCAACCGTCCAGATCTGCTCGACCAATCACTGCAGAGACCTGGCAG GTTTGATAAGTTGGTCTACGTTGGAATCAACGAGGATCGAGTCTCTCAGCTTCAAGTTCTTCAGGCCATCCTCAGAAA GTTCCAGCTGGACCCCGCGGTGAacctggaggaggtggtggagagtTGTCCCGCCCACATGACCGGCGCTGACCTTTACGCTCTGTGTTCAGACGCCATGACGGCCGCCATCAAGAGGAAGATCTCTCTGATCGACGAAg gtgTGGACTCGGAGGACTCGCCTGTCGTTCTCTCCGCTGACGACTTCTCTGCGTCGTTAGAAAACTTCAAACCATCGGTTTCCGAACAGGAGCTGCTCCGATACGCAAACATCCAACAGAAACTCACTGTGACGTAG